One genomic window of Kosmotoga olearia TBF 19.5.1 includes the following:
- the pulA gene encoding type I pullulanase: protein MADFAVINSRREIRLFSSSIPSILLINGRRASFIIDEFNGVKLIKVDFDLSVYDEVIIELSNGLSVPAYPVGLIDESEITYDDWLGYKIEDDSIVLKVWAPGPQRLFIEIFESESSADLPVVVPMELDKETGVWSVKISKKFLNSAYRYRIERFGKILYSPDPYAPAATVNGKLSYILKFDEFVPEGWESDEGPKLDSPVDAIIYEAHVKDLSTSWTANFQDRGKFVSLLEADASTVLGDKAGIAHIRELGATHIQFLPLQDFGSVDEVDDNAYNWGYDPMLYNVPEGSYSTDPCSPERRILEFRKLVSAVHKNGLGVILDVVYNHTYVIDTPFNRLVPYYYYRLKENGEFSNGSGCGNELATERTMVRKFIIDSLKHWVRNYHVDGFRFDLMALLGKSTVLEIERELRQVKEDLLLYGEPWSAASSSIKDVCLTKGEQRNINIAVFNDDLRNALKGYPDDESKGFVSGERGWETGIVIGMLGEIDYSHVFKGFTAHPTETINYASAHDNLTLYDKLIKSVPKISFEERKRMAALALSIILTSQGIAFIHAGSEMLRTKFLEENSYRSGSLINELNYLQKRIYRDFHEYIRGLILLRKNHLLFRLRTADEVRRHVEVLHIADGFVSVRLKDDQEEILVAHNARNEAVSLNISGTWKLLVYDCKIDLDGQRKVLDTIKVERLSTTVAIRMKDER, encoded by the coding sequence GTGGCGGACTTTGCGGTAATAAATTCACGTAGAGAAATACGCCTTTTTTCTTCTTCGATACCTTCTATTCTTCTGATAAACGGCAGGAGAGCTTCTTTCATTATTGATGAGTTTAATGGAGTGAAATTGATAAAAGTCGATTTTGATCTCTCCGTTTATGACGAAGTTATCATCGAACTGTCCAATGGTTTATCGGTACCAGCTTATCCTGTTGGGTTAATTGATGAATCCGAAATTACTTATGATGATTGGCTCGGTTATAAAATTGAGGATGACAGCATTGTTTTAAAGGTCTGGGCACCGGGACCCCAGAGGCTTTTTATCGAAATTTTCGAATCTGAGAGTAGCGCAGATTTGCCAGTTGTTGTTCCTATGGAACTCGATAAAGAAACTGGTGTCTGGTCTGTGAAAATCAGTAAAAAATTTCTTAATTCCGCTTATCGTTATAGGATAGAGCGTTTTGGAAAAATCCTTTACTCTCCGGATCCATATGCCCCAGCTGCTACGGTTAACGGTAAACTTTCCTATATCCTCAAATTTGATGAATTTGTTCCGGAAGGTTGGGAAAGTGATGAAGGTCCGAAATTGGATTCTCCTGTCGATGCAATTATCTATGAAGCTCATGTCAAAGACCTTTCGACTTCCTGGACCGCTAACTTTCAAGACCGTGGAAAATTTGTGTCTCTGTTAGAAGCTGACGCTTCCACTGTTTTGGGTGATAAAGCAGGTATAGCTCACATTCGCGAACTTGGTGCGACCCATATCCAGTTTCTGCCTCTTCAGGACTTTGGAAGTGTTGATGAGGTTGATGACAACGCTTATAACTGGGGTTATGACCCAATGCTTTATAACGTTCCAGAAGGTTCGTATTCAACCGATCCATGCTCTCCTGAAAGAAGAATCCTGGAATTTAGAAAACTGGTAAGTGCAGTACACAAAAACGGTCTAGGTGTAATACTCGACGTGGTTTACAACCACACTTATGTTATTGATACTCCTTTCAACAGACTTGTTCCCTATTACTATTACAGACTCAAGGAAAATGGCGAGTTTTCGAATGGTTCTGGTTGTGGCAATGAACTTGCGACAGAAAGAACTATGGTCAGAAAATTCATAATCGATTCATTGAAGCACTGGGTAAGGAATTATCATGTAGATGGTTTTCGTTTTGATCTAATGGCCCTTCTGGGAAAAAGTACTGTACTAGAAATTGAGCGAGAATTGAGACAGGTAAAAGAAGATCTTCTTCTTTACGGTGAACCATGGTCAGCTGCTTCGAGTTCTATAAAAGATGTGTGTCTCACAAAGGGTGAGCAAAGAAATATCAACATTGCGGTTTTCAACGATGATCTAAGAAATGCTCTCAAAGGCTATCCTGATGATGAATCAAAAGGATTTGTTTCCGGCGAACGCGGTTGGGAAACGGGCATTGTGATAGGTATGCTGGGGGAGATCGATTACTCGCATGTTTTCAAGGGGTTTACTGCACACCCCACAGAAACCATTAATTATGCTTCTGCTCATGATAACCTCACCCTTTACGATAAACTTATCAAAAGCGTTCCAAAAATATCTTTCGAAGAAAGAAAAAGAATGGCAGCTCTGGCCCTCAGTATAATACTCACTTCTCAGGGAATAGCATTCATACATGCAGGTTCTGAGATGCTCAGAACAAAGTTTTTAGAAGAAAACAGTTATCGCTCTGGTAGCTTGATCAACGAACTGAATTATCTTCAAAAACGGATATACAGGGATTTTCACGAATATATACGGGGGTTGATTCTGCTCAGGAAGAACCATCTTCTTTTCAGACTTCGTACTGCAGATGAGGTAAGAAGACATGTTGAAGTACTCCACATTGCCGATGGTTTTGTTTCAGTAAGATTGAAAGATGATCAAGAAGAGATTTTAGTAGCGCACAACGCTAGAAATGAAGCGGTTTCTTTAAACATTAGCGGGACTTGGAAGTTGCTGGTGTACGATTGTAAAATTGATCTGGATGGACAAAGAAAGGTACTGGATACCATTAAGGTGGAGAGATTGTCTACGACAGTGGCGATCAGGATGAAAGATGAGAGATGA
- the glyA gene encoding serine hydroxymethyltransferase, translating into MWELLAKGDPEVYEIVMKELGRQEEGLELIASENFVSPAVMEAMGSTLTNKYAEGYPRRRYYGGCKFVDEAEQLARERVKKLFNCKYANVQPHSGSQANMAAYLAVANPGDTIMGMSLSHGGHLTHGSPVNFSGKLFNIVSYGVDLETEVLDYDEIERLALEHKPKIIIAGGSAYSRIIDFKRFREIADKVGAYLIVDMAHFAGLVAAGLYPNPVDHAHIVTSTTHKTLRGPRGGLILTNDEELYKAINKAVFPGIQGGPLMHVIAAKAVAFGEALKDEFKEYQMRIITNAKALAKELENLGLRIVSGGTDTHLFLVDLNPKNVTGKAAEKALESADITVNKNTIPKETRSPFVTSGIRIGTPAVTTRGMGESEMKVIAELIVKVIDNIQDEKGTIPEEIREEVKKAVHELTEKFPLYKDLT; encoded by the coding sequence GTGTGGGAATTGCTTGCAAAGGGCGATCCCGAGGTTTATGAGATCGTTATGAAGGAGCTTGGCAGGCAGGAGGAGGGTTTAGAGCTCATTGCTTCGGAGAATTTTGTTTCTCCTGCAGTTATGGAGGCAATGGGTTCGACTTTAACGAACAAATACGCTGAGGGATACCCAAGGAGGCGTTATTATGGAGGTTGTAAGTTTGTTGACGAAGCTGAACAACTTGCCAGAGAACGTGTGAAGAAACTTTTTAATTGTAAATACGCGAATGTTCAGCCTCACTCAGGTTCTCAAGCAAACATGGCAGCGTATCTTGCTGTGGCGAATCCCGGTGATACTATTATGGGAATGTCGTTGAGCCATGGCGGACATCTAACCCACGGTTCACCGGTAAATTTTTCAGGGAAGCTTTTCAATATAGTATCCTATGGGGTTGATCTCGAAACAGAGGTTCTCGATTATGATGAGATAGAGAGACTGGCGCTTGAACATAAACCAAAGATCATTATTGCCGGTGGAAGTGCTTATTCAAGGATTATTGATTTTAAGCGCTTCAGGGAAATAGCTGATAAAGTCGGAGCTTATCTTATCGTTGATATGGCCCATTTTGCTGGGTTGGTTGCAGCCGGTCTTTATCCCAATCCAGTGGATCATGCTCATATAGTTACTTCTACCACGCATAAGACCTTAAGGGGACCTCGAGGTGGTTTGATACTTACCAATGACGAGGAACTTTATAAAGCGATAAACAAAGCGGTATTTCCGGGAATTCAAGGGGGACCGTTAATGCATGTGATAGCGGCCAAAGCGGTTGCTTTTGGTGAAGCTTTAAAGGATGAATTCAAAGAGTATCAAATGAGAATTATTACAAACGCCAAAGCCCTGGCAAAAGAGCTGGAAAACCTTGGATTGAGAATCGTTTCCGGTGGAACAGATACCCATCTGTTCCTTGTTGATCTTAATCCGAAGAATGTAACCGGTAAAGCAGCCGAAAAAGCTCTTGAAAGTGCGGATATAACTGTCAACAAGAATACTATCCCGAAGGAAACGCGTTCCCCGTTTGTTACGAGCGGTATCAGAATTGGAACGCCTGCTGTTACTACCCGAGGCATGGGTGAAAGTGAGATGAAGGTTATTGCGGAGCTCATAGTGAAGGTTATAGATAATATTCAGGATGAAAAGGGAACAATACCGGAAGAAATAAGAGAAGAGGTAAAAAAAGCTGTCCATGAACTCACTGAAAAGTTCCCGTTGTACAAAGATCTTACGTGA